A genomic stretch from Ureibacillus composti includes:
- the ccpA gene encoding catabolite control protein A, whose product MTVTIYDVAREANVSMATVSRVVNGNQNVKPATRKKVLEVIERLEYRPNAVARGLASKKTTTVGVIIPDIANIIYAEAARGIEDIATMYSYNIILANSDQSEEKELSLIDTMLGKQVDGIVMISDAVTPKLVQEMEHSPVPIVLAGSVDETNKFASVNIDYFQAAYEAVQILINNGHKRIAFISGPMQFTINSKYKLEAYKKALEDANIEVDEQLIVFEDGSYDGGLESWEVFHKLENPPTAFFAGSDELAIGIIHGAQDHGKNVPNDIEVISFENSKLARMVRPRLTSVVLPLYDIGAVAMRLLTKIMNKEEIENQSVLLPHRIEYRHSVKTSAQE is encoded by the coding sequence TTGACTGTAACCATATATGATGTTGCTCGTGAAGCGAATGTTTCAATGGCAACTGTTTCACGTGTAGTGAATGGAAATCAAAACGTTAAACCAGCAACAAGAAAAAAAGTTTTAGAAGTCATTGAAAGATTAGAGTATAGACCAAATGCAGTTGCACGTGGTTTAGCAAGTAAAAAAACAACGACTGTCGGTGTAATTATTCCAGACATCGCCAATATTATTTATGCTGAAGCAGCACGTGGAATCGAAGATATTGCCACAATGTACAGCTATAACATTATTTTAGCGAATTCTGACCAAAGTGAAGAAAAGGAATTATCCCTTATCGACACAATGTTAGGGAAACAGGTAGACGGTATCGTGATGATCAGTGATGCTGTTACACCTAAATTAGTTCAGGAAATGGAACATTCTCCAGTACCAATTGTCCTAGCTGGATCAGTTGATGAGACAAATAAATTTGCTTCAGTAAATATTGATTATTTTCAAGCAGCTTATGAGGCAGTCCAAATACTAATCAATAATGGTCATAAACGAATTGCCTTTATTTCTGGACCGATGCAATTTACAATTAACTCAAAATATAAACTGGAAGCATATAAAAAAGCTTTAGAAGATGCAAACATTGAAGTAGATGAACAATTAATTGTATTCGAAGATGGTTCATATGATGGTGGACTGGAATCATGGGAAGTATTTCATAAATTAGAAAACCCACCTACAGCATTTTTTGCTGGAAGTGATGAATTAGCGATTGGAATCATACATGGGGCACAGGATCACGGAAAAAACGTTCCTAATGATATTGAAGTGATCAGTTTCGAGAATTCAAAACTTGCTAGAATGGTGAGACCTCGCTTAACAAGTGTAGTATTGCCTCTATATGATATCGGTGCAGTTGCTATGCGTTTATTAACAAAGATTATGAATAAAGAAGAAATTGAAAATCAGTCAGTTTTATTACCACATCGCATTGAATACCGACATTCTGTAAAGACATCTGCTCAGGAATAA
- the tyrS gene encoding tyrosine--tRNA ligase, giving the protein MTNQLIEDLQWRGLLYQQTDAEGMEKLLNEEKVSLYVGVDPTADSMHIGHIVPLLTLRRFQQAGHRPVLLVGGATGMIGDPSGRSSERNLLTADQISQNVAGLKAQMERIFDFNVGENGAILVNNYDWVGEMSVIDFLRDYGKLVNVNYLLAKDTIASRLETGISFTEFTYTILQGLDFNHLYDHHNVRIQVGGSDQWGNITTGLEIIRKTHKEETNAFGFTIPLVTKADGTKFGKTAGGAVWLDAEKTSPYEFYQFWVNTADADVIKYLKIFTFLNREEIEALEVTVQEEPHLRKAQKTLASEMTKLIHGEEGLAQAERITAALFSGDLKTLSVEEMKVAFAGIPSVEVPKEDKNIVDLIVEAGISSSKRQAREDVTNGAISINGEKITDLDYVVNGENRLEDEFAIVRRGKKKYHMVKFN; this is encoded by the coding sequence ATGACAAATCAATTAATCGAAGATTTACAATGGCGAGGCTTGTTATATCAACAAACTGATGCTGAAGGAATGGAGAAATTGTTAAATGAAGAAAAAGTATCGTTATATGTAGGAGTAGACCCAACTGCAGATTCTATGCATATTGGTCATATTGTTCCTCTTTTAACACTTCGCCGATTCCAACAAGCTGGTCACCGCCCTGTACTTTTAGTAGGTGGAGCAACTGGAATGATTGGGGACCCATCAGGTCGTTCCTCTGAGCGTAACTTATTAACAGCCGACCAAATTTCACAAAATGTTGCGGGCTTAAAAGCACAAATGGAACGCATCTTTGACTTTAATGTGGGGGAAAACGGTGCAATCTTAGTAAACAACTATGACTGGGTTGGCGAAATGAGTGTCATCGATTTTCTACGTGACTATGGGAAATTAGTAAACGTTAACTACTTACTAGCAAAAGATACAATTGCATCTCGACTTGAAACAGGAATTTCATTCACGGAATTCACGTATACCATTTTACAAGGTTTAGACTTTAATCATTTATATGATCATCACAATGTCCGCATCCAAGTTGGTGGTTCCGATCAATGGGGGAATATTACTACTGGTCTTGAGATTATTCGAAAAACTCATAAGGAAGAGACAAATGCATTTGGTTTTACAATTCCATTAGTGACGAAAGCAGATGGAACAAAATTCGGGAAAACAGCGGGCGGTGCTGTATGGTTAGATGCAGAAAAAACATCACCATACGAGTTTTACCAATTTTGGGTAAATACAGCAGATGCTGATGTTATAAAATATTTAAAAATCTTTACTTTCTTAAATCGTGAAGAGATTGAAGCATTAGAAGTAACGGTTCAAGAAGAGCCACATTTACGTAAAGCGCAAAAAACATTAGCTTCTGAAATGACGAAACTTATTCATGGTGAAGAAGGATTAGCTCAAGCGGAACGTATTACAGCTGCATTATTCTCAGGAGATTTAAAAACTTTATCTGTTGAAGAAATGAAAGTTGCGTTTGCTGGAATTCCATCAGTTGAAGTTCCAAAAGAAGATAAAAATATTGTGGATTTAATTGTAGAAGCAGGAATTTCTTCATCAAAACGTCAAGCACGTGAAGATGTTACAAATGGTGCAATCTCTATAAATGGTGAAAAAATTACAGATCTTGACTACGTAGTAAATGGTGAAAATCGATTAGAAGATGAATTTGCAATCGTTCGACGTGGAAAGAAAAAATACCATATGGTTAAATTTAATTAA
- the argB gene encoding acetylglutamate kinase: protein MTTYKSTHHTDRKKIVIKLGGSTLEGLNQSFFSNFKLLQEQGYDVIITHGGGPAINRELEKQNVKTHAINGIRVTNEDAIDIVQNTLIGTVNTRLVFELNKAGIAAIGLNGFDAGLIQCEFLDQETYGFVGEIKKINTEIIEQLAANNVVPVIACVGTSLDGQGLNINGDTVASEVALAVGAESLLLVTDVSGIRILDEYQKEATETLINQWIEEGHIYGGMIPKVQGALQVLEAGVPSVQIVDDSLTGTKILSEINEPNYSL, encoded by the coding sequence ATGACTACGTACAAATCAACGCATCATACAGATCGTAAAAAAATTGTTATTAAGCTTGGGGGAAGTACATTAGAAGGGTTGAATCAATCTTTCTTTTCCAACTTTAAATTATTACAGGAACAGGGCTATGATGTAATTATTACACATGGTGGTGGCCCAGCAATTAATAGAGAGCTTGAAAAGCAAAATGTTAAAACTCATGCAATAAACGGAATTCGTGTTACAAACGAAGATGCGATCGATATCGTTCAAAATACGTTAATCGGTACTGTAAATACAAGACTAGTCTTCGAACTGAATAAAGCTGGAATTGCAGCTATTGGACTTAATGGATTTGATGCGGGGTTAATTCAGTGCGAGTTCTTAGATCAGGAGACTTATGGTTTTGTTGGTGAAATTAAAAAAATAAATACAGAAATCATTGAACAATTAGCTGCAAATAATGTAGTGCCTGTAATCGCATGTGTTGGAACGTCACTTGATGGTCAAGGGTTAAATATCAATGGGGATACTGTGGCAAGTGAAGTGGCATTAGCTGTAGGTGCTGAAAGTCTATTACTTGTAACGGATGTTTCAGGAATTCGAATTTTAGATGAATATCAAAAAGAGGCTACTGAAACTTTAATTAATCAATGGATTGAAGAAGGCCATATTTATGGTGGAATGATTCCAAAAGTACAAGGCGCACTTCAAGTATTAGAAGCAGGGGTTCCTTCTGTTCAAATAGTAGATGATAGTTTAACAGGAACGAAGATTTTATCTGAAATTAACGAACCTAATTATTCTCTTTAA
- the argC gene encoding N-acetyl-gamma-glutamyl-phosphate reductase, translating into MKVGIIGATGYGGLELIRFLHNHPEVEHIELFTSSSAGETFSTRFGHLVSIHDKPLSEINVDTLSTFDVVFTSTPSGVTSELLPPLVGVGPKLIDLSGDYRLQDPTSYEKWYKKKPAPLEIIQQSVYGLTEWNEKNIKEASVIANPGCYPTAVLLSILPLIKDELIDPNYLVIDAKSGISGAGIKPSQTTHFSEANENLSIYKINEHQHIPEIEQAIEMFAGAKTNITFNTHLVPMTRGILSTTYAPVHAGVTNKQLTECLIETYRDHPFVRVISEASAVGTNRVKGSNFCDIHVKLDERTNRATIVGVIDNLVKGAAGQAIQNMNVQMNLPQTSGLHVVPLFI; encoded by the coding sequence TTGAAAGTAGGGATTATTGGAGCAACAGGATATGGCGGCTTAGAATTAATACGTTTTTTACACAATCACCCAGAAGTAGAGCACATTGAATTATTCACATCCTCTAGCGCAGGGGAAACATTTTCAACGAGATTTGGTCATTTAGTTTCTATCCATGACAAACCTTTAAGCGAAATTAACGTTGATACACTATCAACTTTTGACGTTGTGTTTACAAGTACTCCTTCTGGGGTAACAAGCGAATTATTACCACCTCTAGTAGGAGTGGGCCCTAAATTAATAGATTTATCAGGGGATTATCGCCTACAAGATCCAACTAGTTATGAAAAATGGTATAAAAAGAAACCAGCTCCTTTAGAAATCATTCAACAAAGTGTATACGGTCTTACTGAATGGAATGAGAAAAATATTAAAGAAGCATCTGTTATAGCTAATCCTGGATGTTACCCAACTGCTGTATTATTATCGATTCTTCCATTAATTAAAGACGAATTAATTGATCCTAATTACTTAGTTATCGATGCAAAAAGTGGAATTTCAGGTGCTGGAATTAAACCATCACAAACAACTCATTTCAGTGAAGCAAATGAAAATCTATCAATATATAAAATTAATGAACATCAACATATACCAGAAATTGAACAGGCAATAGAGATGTTTGCTGGTGCAAAGACTAATATTACCTTTAATACACATCTAGTTCCTATGACGAGAGGTATTTTATCAACTACTTATGCTCCAGTACATGCAGGTGTTACAAATAAGCAACTGACAGAGTGTTTAATTGAAACATATCGTGATCATCCGTTTGTGCGTGTTATTTCTGAGGCTTCTGCTGTCGGTACAAACCGAGTAAAGGGGTCGAATTTCTGTGATATTCATGTAAAGTTGGATGAACGAACAAATAGAGCAACAATCGTAGGTGTAATTGATAATTTAGTAAAAGGCGCAGCAGGTCAAGCAATTCAAAATATGAATGTGCAAATGAATTTACCTCAAACAAGCGGCTTACATGTAGTACCTCTATTCATTTAA
- a CDS encoding bifunctional 3-deoxy-7-phosphoheptulonate synthase/chorismate mutase: protein MSRQNLETLRIQIDELNLEILRLINERAEIVNEIGKIKEKQGVNRYDPLRERHMLNLLKDNNKGPLNQMTVDYIFKQIFTTSLKQLEESKKKELLVSRKKKSEDTVININGEQVGAGAPTFVFGPCSVESYEQVAAVAESIKAKGLKMIRGGAFKPRTSPYDFQGLGVEGLKILKQVSKEYGLSVVTEIVTPAHIEEALDYIDVIQIGARNMQNFELLKAVGATNKPVLLKRGLAATIDEFIHAAEYIMSKGNENIMLCERGIRTYEKATRNTLDISAVPILKQETHLPVFVDVTHSTGRRDLLLPCAKAAIAIGADGVMAEVHPDPSVALSDSQQQMDIPQFDQFYSEIQQFMKQYELKA, encoded by the coding sequence ATGAGTAGACAAAACTTAGAAACACTTCGAATTCAAATTGATGAACTAAATCTAGAAATCTTACGTTTAATCAATGAACGTGCTGAAATTGTTAATGAAATCGGTAAAATTAAAGAAAAACAAGGTGTTAATCGATACGACCCTCTACGTGAGCGTCATATGTTAAACCTTTTAAAAGACAATAACAAAGGCCCGTTAAATCAAATGACGGTTGATTATATATTTAAGCAAATTTTTACAACTTCTCTAAAACAATTAGAAGAAAGCAAGAAAAAAGAGTTACTTGTATCACGTAAGAAAAAGTCTGAAGATACAGTTATTAATATTAACGGTGAACAAGTGGGGGCAGGTGCTCCAACCTTTGTATTCGGACCATGTTCGGTAGAATCATATGAACAAGTGGCAGCAGTTGCCGAATCAATTAAAGCAAAAGGTTTAAAAATGATCCGTGGTGGGGCATTCAAACCACGTACTTCTCCATATGATTTCCAAGGATTAGGTGTTGAAGGGCTTAAAATATTAAAACAAGTTTCTAAAGAATATGGTTTATCAGTAGTTACTGAAATTGTAACTCCTGCTCATATCGAAGAAGCGCTAGACTATATCGATGTAATTCAAATTGGTGCGCGTAATATGCAGAACTTTGAACTACTAAAAGCTGTAGGTGCAACAAACAAACCTGTATTATTAAAACGTGGTTTAGCTGCAACTATTGATGAGTTCATTCATGCGGCAGAATACATCATGTCTAAAGGTAATGAAAATATTATGCTTTGTGAGCGCGGAATCCGCACATATGAAAAAGCAACACGTAATACGTTAGATATTTCTGCAGTACCAATTTTAAAACAAGAAACTCATTTACCTGTATTTGTTGACGTAACACATTCAACGGGTCGTCGTGATTTACTGTTACCATGTGCTAAAGCTGCAATCGCAATTGGTGCTGATGGAGTAATGGCTGAAGTACATCCAGATCCTTCTGTCGCTCTATCAGATTCACAACAACAAATGGATATTCCTCAATTTGACCAATTCTATTCTGAAATTCAACAATTCATGAAACAGTACGAGTTAAAAGCTTAA
- a CDS encoding transglycosylase domain-containing protein — MSKIRITGSVLWNLGLVFMILLLTGLVFFFSIGMGYFASLVKDEPLHSKKEMKEQIYSYEETSEIYFANNIYIGKLRTDLERRETSLENISPLVINAVIATEDEYFREHNGIVPKAVFRGLFQDITNSSTQTGGSTLTQQLIKNQILTNEVSYERKAREILLAFRLEKFMTKEEILEAYLNIIPYGRNASGRNIAGVETAAEGIFGVKASELTLPQAAYIAGIPQAPFAYTPFTQKGQLKDVNGLQPGIDRMKVVLFRMKEVGYITDEQYQEAVAYDITKDFREPEAQAVDNYPWITYELEARATRIIADILAEKDGIDPKRLKEEENLLEKYMILADRDVRSNGYRIYSTIDKEMYDSMQEQAKNFKFYGHTFMKTETDPETGENIDVQMPVQVGSILIENKTGKILSFVGGRDFEITELNHATQAYRQNGSTMKPLLVYAPAIEYGLIGAGSPVVDVKFVRKSDGYSPSNYLVNDERGIMPAREALAHSQNLTAIRLYDRILDRRPADLLEKMDFSRLTEGDYTNLATAIGALEVGSTVEENTNAFATFANNGQFIDAYMIEKIEDLDGHIIYEHKVEPVEVFTPETSYIITDMMRDVLKYGTGTRAKNTLKFSSDLAAKTGTTQDYKDVWFVGYNPNVSLGVWLGYDEQRSLYQFNNQYLQPSTRINVLWATLMNTAYDVNPDLVGAKDPFQKPENVVTASFCGLSGLAPSNACSNAGLVRSDLFNRNIFLPTQADDSFVSASSATVNIDGRTYKALDSTPREFTYSGGGVGLNQEFVDRMLGRLGGDPSKLLPRNSSLSNRVVSGATFNPDGSPPAAVSATLSGNTISWSKSTSNDVVGYRVYNISGGGRSFVSSIRSSDGRSITVSNGSYVVVAVDITGRESSHSNTVTTTTNSAPQTPNPEKPVQKPDEANPNSGGNGEKPKPDQGNGNGNGNGNHPGNNNGNGNGGNTEEPNNGESGNGPTNPEQPS, encoded by the coding sequence ATGAGTAAAATTCGAATTACGGGAAGTGTACTATGGAATTTAGGACTAGTCTTTATGATTCTACTCTTAACTGGTCTTGTATTTTTCTTTTCAATCGGAATGGGCTATTTCGCATCTCTCGTAAAGGATGAGCCTCTTCATTCAAAGAAAGAGATGAAAGAACAAATTTATAGCTACGAAGAAACCAGTGAAATATATTTTGCAAATAATATTTACATAGGTAAGCTACGAACTGATTTAGAACGCCGTGAAACATCACTTGAAAATATATCACCATTAGTAATTAATGCCGTAATTGCTACGGAGGATGAATATTTTAGAGAGCATAATGGAATAGTTCCAAAAGCAGTTTTTCGTGGACTTTTCCAAGACATCACCAATTCATCTACACAAACAGGCGGATCTACATTAACACAACAACTCATTAAAAACCAAATCTTAACTAATGAAGTTTCTTATGAGCGAAAAGCTAGAGAAATCCTACTCGCCTTTCGATTAGAAAAATTCATGACAAAAGAAGAAATCTTAGAAGCTTATTTAAATATTATTCCATATGGCCGTAATGCATCTGGGCGCAATATTGCAGGCGTCGAAACAGCTGCAGAAGGGATATTTGGAGTAAAAGCTTCCGAACTAACTTTACCACAAGCAGCATATATTGCTGGAATCCCACAAGCACCTTTTGCATATACACCTTTTACTCAAAAAGGGCAATTAAAAGATGTAAATGGCTTACAACCTGGGATTGACCGAATGAAGGTCGTTCTATTCAGGATGAAAGAAGTCGGTTATATTACGGATGAACAATATCAGGAAGCCGTAGCTTATGATATAACAAAGGATTTCCGCGAACCGGAAGCTCAAGCAGTTGATAATTATCCATGGATTACATATGAACTTGAGGCTAGAGCAACTAGAATCATCGCAGATATTTTAGCTGAAAAAGATGGAATCGACCCTAAACGACTAAAAGAAGAAGAAAATCTATTAGAAAAATATATGATTTTAGCTGATCGTGATGTTCGTTCTAATGGATATCGCATTTATTCAACAATAGATAAAGAAATGTATGATTCAATGCAAGAACAAGCGAAAAACTTCAAATTTTATGGACATACATTTATGAAGACTGAAACCGACCCTGAAACAGGTGAAAATATTGATGTTCAAATGCCTGTTCAAGTAGGTAGTATACTAATTGAGAATAAAACTGGGAAAATCTTAAGCTTTGTAGGTGGTCGTGACTTTGAAATAACTGAGTTAAATCATGCGACACAGGCCTATCGCCAAAATGGTTCGACAATGAAGCCTTTATTAGTTTATGCACCCGCAATTGAATATGGACTAATTGGTGCAGGAAGCCCAGTCGTCGATGTTAAATTTGTTCGTAAATCAGACGGATATTCTCCATCTAACTATTTAGTAAATGATGAACGTGGTATTATGCCAGCCCGCGAAGCACTTGCACATTCACAAAACTTAACAGCAATACGACTTTACGACAGAATTCTTGATCGACGTCCAGCTGATTTGTTAGAAAAAATGGATTTCTCTAGATTAACTGAGGGCGATTATACAAACTTAGCAACTGCAATTGGTGCCCTTGAAGTTGGCTCAACTGTTGAAGAAAATACAAATGCCTTTGCAACATTTGCTAATAATGGGCAGTTTATTGATGCTTATATGATTGAAAAAATTGAAGATTTAGATGGACACATTATTTATGAGCATAAAGTAGAACCTGTTGAAGTATTTACTCCCGAAACGTCTTATATTATTACGGATATGATGCGAGACGTATTAAAATATGGAACAGGTACAAGAGCAAAAAATACATTAAAGTTCTCTTCAGACCTTGCTGCGAAAACAGGTACAACTCAAGATTATAAAGATGTTTGGTTTGTAGGCTACAACCCTAATGTTTCATTAGGGGTTTGGTTAGGTTACGATGAACAACGCTCCCTTTACCAATTTAATAATCAGTATTTACAACCAAGTACACGAATAAATGTACTTTGGGCAACCTTAATGAATACAGCATATGATGTTAACCCAGATTTAGTAGGGGCAAAAGATCCGTTCCAAAAACCTGAAAATGTCGTAACCGCATCGTTTTGTGGTTTATCTGGACTAGCTCCATCCAATGCTTGTAGTAATGCTGGGTTAGTTCGATCCGATTTATTTAATCGAAATATTTTCTTACCAACTCAAGCAGATGATAGTTTTGTTTCAGCTTCTTCTGCAACTGTAAACATTGATGGTCGAACATACAAAGCATTAGATTCAACACCTAGAGAGTTTACGTACTCAGGGGGTGGGGTTGGCTTGAATCAAGAGTTTGTCGACCGTATGTTGGGCAGATTAGGGGGAGATCCTTCAAAACTGCTACCAAGAAATTCATCATTAAGTAATCGAGTTGTCTCAGGAGCAACATTTAATCCTGATGGTAGTCCACCAGCAGCAGTATCAGCAACTTTAAGCGGTAATACTATTTCATGGTCAAAATCTACCTCTAATGATGTTGTTGGATATCGAGTATATAATATTTCAGGTGGTGGACGTTCCTTTGTTTCATCTATTAGAAGTAGTGATGGACGAAGCATTACTGTTTCAAATGGAAGTTACGTAGTTGTAGCTGTAGATATTACTGGTAGAGAATCTTCACATTCAAATACTGTCACTACAACTACTAACAGTGCACCACAAACACCTAACCCGGAGAAGCCTGTGCAAAAACCAGATGAAGCCAATCCAAATTCGGGCGGAAATGGCGAGAAGCCAAAACCTGACCAAGGAAATGGAAATGGTAATGGAAACGGAAATCACCCGGGGAATAATAATGGGAACGGCAATGGCGGAAACACTGAAGAACCGAATAACGGTGAATCTGGAAACGGACCTACTAATCCAGAACAACCATCTTAA
- the argJ gene encoding bifunctional ornithine acetyltransferase/N-acetylglutamate synthase, translated as MSNLVIELKKLSSKNIVSPKGFTADGIHCGIKHKKKDLAMLVSEVPASVAGVFTTNAVHAAPIKVSKEVVYNSGKMQAIIVNSGNANACTGKQGIADAYEMQQLAAEKLGIEPYLVGVASTGVIGEIMNMAPVRTGVEKIQLGDTLENGINFAQAILTTDTVMKDTTYSTIIDGKEVIISGTAKGSGMIEPNMATMLGFITTDANIESDELQKALSEITDITFNSITVDGDTSTNDTVLVLANGLAGNEPLSPLHPDWANFYNALKAVAEDLAKAIARDGEGATKLIEVEVDGAISDEEARKIAKTVVGSPLVKTAVFGCDANWGRIIAAVGYSGATVDPEKITIKIGNAMMVENGEPVPFSEEELITILKGNEVKISVTLGQGEGHGFAWGCDLTYDYVQINASYRS; from the coding sequence ATGTCAAATTTAGTAATTGAGTTAAAGAAATTATCTAGTAAAAATATTGTTTCACCAAAAGGTTTTACTGCAGATGGAATTCATTGCGGTATCAAACATAAGAAAAAAGATTTAGCAATGTTAGTAAGTGAAGTACCAGCTAGTGTTGCAGGTGTCTTTACAACAAATGCTGTACATGCAGCACCTATAAAAGTTTCAAAAGAAGTTGTTTACAATAGTGGGAAAATGCAAGCAATCATTGTTAATTCAGGAAATGCAAATGCATGTACTGGAAAACAAGGAATTGCGGATGCGTATGAAATGCAACAGCTTGCAGCAGAAAAGCTTGGCATTGAACCATATTTGGTAGGTGTCGCATCTACTGGAGTAATCGGTGAAATCATGAATATGGCTCCAGTTCGTACTGGTGTTGAAAAGATTCAACTAGGGGATACTCTAGAAAATGGAATTAACTTTGCTCAAGCAATCTTAACAACTGATACAGTAATGAAAGATACAACGTATAGTACAATCATTGATGGAAAAGAAGTCATTATTTCTGGAACAGCAAAAGGGTCAGGAATGATTGAGCCAAATATGGCGACTATGCTTGGTTTTATTACAACAGATGCAAATATTGAATCAGATGAATTGCAAAAAGCATTATCTGAAATTACAGATATCACATTTAACTCAATTACTGTTGATGGTGATACATCAACAAATGATACAGTATTAGTTTTAGCTAATGGATTAGCTGGAAATGAACCATTGTCACCACTTCATCCTGATTGGGCGAACTTCTACAATGCTTTAAAAGCAGTGGCAGAAGATTTAGCGAAAGCCATTGCAAGAGATGGTGAAGGGGCAACGAAACTAATTGAGGTTGAAGTTGATGGCGCTATTTCTGATGAGGAAGCTCGTAAAATTGCGAAAACAGTTGTAGGATCTCCATTAGTTAAAACTGCCGTATTCGGATGTGACGCCAATTGGGGACGTATTATTGCTGCTGTAGGTTATAGTGGTGCAACAGTAGATCCTGAAAAAATTACAATAAAAATTGGTAACGCAATGATGGTTGAAAATGGGGAGCCTGTTCCATTTTCAGAGGAAGAACTTATTACAATTTTAAAAGGTAATGAAGTGAAAATTTCTGTTACTTTAGGTCAAGGTGAAGGACATGGATTCGCATGGGGGTGTGATTTAACTTATGACTACGTACAAATCAACGCATCATACAGATCGTAA
- a CDS encoding acetylornithine transaminase: protein MSALFNNYSRRPISIVEGKGTVVKDQNGKSYLDFTSGIAVCCLGHAHPALVEAIQKQSEKIWHTSNLYESPGQVKLAESLVKDNHLSHAFFCNSGAEANEAAIKLARKHTGKHHIITFEQSFHGRTFGAMTATGQEKIHKGFGPLVSQFTYLPYNDVQALKEAVNDSVAAIMLEVIQGEGGVNVITDEFAQAIQEICDNSDILLIVDEVQTGIGRTGTRFAFEQTALKPDIVSMAKGIAGGFPFGGILGTSELYDTFGPGTHGTTYGGNPLGVAVAQTVVDNVFNDEFLNDVQKKSEYLVKKLKEVLPENQFNIRGKGLMIGIECGGQDVAQYIVDAENEGLLVVAAGPKVIRLVPPLTVTNEEIDQAVEIIEKILLKVSTTV, encoded by the coding sequence ATGAGTGCATTATTTAATAATTATTCAAGAAGACCAATTAGTATCGTAGAAGGAAAAGGTACAGTTGTTAAAGACCAAAATGGTAAAAGTTATTTAGATTTTACAAGTGGAATTGCAGTTTGTTGTTTAGGACATGCTCATCCCGCTCTTGTAGAAGCAATCCAAAAACAAAGTGAAAAAATTTGGCATACTAGCAATCTTTATGAGAGCCCTGGGCAAGTAAAACTAGCAGAATCACTTGTGAAAGATAATCATTTATCACATGCATTTTTCTGTAACAGTGGTGCAGAAGCTAACGAAGCAGCAATTAAATTAGCGCGAAAACATACTGGAAAACATCATATTATTACTTTTGAACAATCGTTCCATGGTAGAACTTTTGGTGCAATGACAGCTACAGGACAAGAAAAAATCCATAAAGGATTTGGTCCTTTAGTAAGCCAATTCACTTATTTACCATATAACGATGTTCAGGCACTTAAAGAAGCTGTTAATGATTCAGTTGCTGCAATTATGCTTGAAGTAATTCAAGGTGAAGGTGGAGTAAACGTAATCACAGATGAATTTGCACAAGCAATTCAGGAAATCTGTGACAATAGCGATATTTTATTAATTGTAGACGAAGTACAAACTGGAATTGGGCGTACAGGGACTCGCTTCGCATTTGAACAAACTGCACTAAAACCAGATATCGTTTCAATGGCAAAAGGAATTGCTGGAGGCTTCCCATTTGGTGGGATTTTAGGAACTTCAGAATTGTATGATACATTTGGTCCTGGAACACACGGTACTACATATGGTGGTAATCCATTAGGTGTTGCAGTAGCTCAAACTGTTGTGGACAATGTCTTTAATGATGAGTTCTTAAATGATGTGCAAAAGAAATCTGAGTATTTGGTTAAAAAATTAAAAGAAGTACTTCCTGAAAATCAATTTAATATTCGCGGAAAAGGGTTAATGATTGGAATCGAATGCGGTGGTCAAGATGTGGCACAATACATTGTTGATGCTGAAAATGAAGGATTACTTGTTGTAGCTGCTGGTCCAAAGGTAATTCGTTTAGTTCCACCATTAACAGTTACAAATGAGGAAATTGATCAAGCGGTCGAGATTATTGAAAAAATTCTACTAAAGGTTTCAACAACAGTATAA